The segment CAGATCATCGATCCGTATTTTGCGGGAAAGCGCGAGGAGGCGAAGGCCGCCTATGAACGCTGGTTGCCGCTGATCAATTACGAGAACCGCCAATGCGGCCTGATCGCCTGCAAGGTGATGATGCAGGCGGGCGGCGTGATCAAGTCGGACGCGGTACGGCATCCGTTGCAACCGCTGCATCCGGCCACGCGGGCGGGGCTGCTGGAATTGGCAAAGGAGCGCGACGCGCTGGCGTTGCGGTGGGGGAAGTAGTGTCGCACACTCCACAGTCGTAGGGTGGGCAAAGCGAAGCGTGCCCACCAATTTGTATGCCTCAGGTAAGACTGGTGGGCACGGCGCTCCGCGCCTTTGCCCACCCTACGAAGGTTGCACCAGCGCCCACTCGCCGATGATGCGGAATCTTGCCTTGGCATCATCCTGCCTGAACAGCGCAATGCGATCGATCGTCAGCCTGTCAAGCTTCAACGTCGCAAACCGCGTGCGCAGCATCGCCAAGATCGGCCCGCGCCGTTCCGCATCGAGCCGCCCCGTCAGCGTCATGTGGAAGCGAAATTCTTCGATCACGTAAGGATAACCCCAGCGGTCGAGATAGTCGCGCTGCCGCTCGGTCAGCTTCTCAGGTCTGCGCCGCACGCGATCTTCTGCGGTGAGAGCGGCGCGAAAGCTGTCGAATTCGCGCACGCAATCGGCGGCGAGCTGCTGGAGCTCGGCGACCGGCTCGGCCGGAATCACGGCAATGAACCCGCTGATGGAATCGACCACGGGGCGGATCACCGGGATCGGCCGCGCGGTGCCGGCAAACGACGCGCAGGCAGTCGTGAGCTCAGCCTCGGTCGTGCCGGGCGCGAGCGCCATCGGCGCCTTCAGCGTGGCGTGATAGCCGTACTTGCGGGGATCGCTGCTGACGTCGCGCCAATCCGGCGCGACACGCAATGCATCTTCCGGAAAGGGCAATTCGCCGCCGGTGTAGGCATCGTAGCCGAGCAGATCCGCGCCGAAGCGCGACAGCGCATGGTCGGCACCGGCGGCAAAATAGATCGCGTAGCGGGGGAAACCTGTCATTGCCTCAGCATAACCGATCTATGCCGCGACAACAGTCTCGCGCGGCGTCGCCGCCGCGCCGAGCAGCCGCGTCGCGTCGGTCAGATGCACGAGCTTTCCGGCAGCGATCACCGCAACGAGCCGCGGCCGCAGCGGCTCGCTGCCGTCGACCAGCAGAATGTCGGCGCGGCGCCCGGCAGCGAGCGTGCCGCGATCGGCAAGGCCGGTCGCTTGGGCCGGTGCGGCTGAGACCAGTTTCCAGGCCTCGGTCAGTGGCAGCACGCCGTCGGCCGCGAGCCGGAACGTGGCGAGCAGCGGCGCAGGGTAGTAGTAATCCGACGCCAGCACCGAGCAGAGCCCTTTTGCGATCATGTCGGACGCCCTGGTCCAGCCGGTGTGGCTGCCGCCGCGCAAGACATTCGGCGCGCCGTAGACGATGGCATCGCCATGGTTCGCGGCCTCGCGCGCCGTCTCCTCGTTGACCGGAAATTCGGCGAGCGTCACGCCCATCTCGCGAAATGCCCGGCGCATCGCCGGCGTGGCATCGTCATGCGAGAGCATCCGGACCTCGGCGCTGCGTGCCGCAGCAGCGAGCCGGATGATCGACGCCGGAACGTCGGCTGCGCGTGACACGATATGGGCGACGAGCCTGTCAAAATCCTCGCTCGACAGTCCCGTGCGCTCCACCATGCGGTTGCGCTTGCGCGGATTGGAGATGTCGGCGACGACCCCGTCCATGTGGTCGTTGAAGGCGAACAGGTCGACACGGCCCTCGGCGAGCCACTGGCCGATCTCGGCCTCGGCGTCGAGATTGTAGGTCTCGTGCCGCAGATGGAAGCGGGTATCGGCGGCGAAATGCGGGCGCTGCCGCTCGATCGCCTCGAGCAGGCGCCGCGCATTGTCGCCGCTGCGCAGCCCCGGCTCCCACGACCAGGTCGTCGCGTGGAACACCGTGGTGATGCCGTTGCTGATGACCTGGCGGTCGGTGTCGGCGAGCGCGACGTCGATCGGGAAATCGACGCCGGCGCGCGGCATCATCTGCCGCTCGAAGGCGTCGCCATGGAGATCGACGATGCCGGGCAGCACCAGCAAATTGCGGGCGTCGATCGCCAGCCGCGCGCGACCGCGGGGCGCATCGACCTGCGCGATGTCCGTGCCGGACACGGCGAGTGAAGTTTCGACGAGCTCGGAGCCGATCAGGGCCCGGCCACCTTCAAGGAAAATGTCTGTCACGCGACCACGGTTCGTTTGCTGGCAGAGGAATGTGCTCCTGCTTCGTATGTCGTCAGGAAATCTTCAATCGCGAGCTTGCGGAAATCGGGCAGCGCTGCACGCAATTTGTCGTGATCCCAGTCCCACCATGCCAGCCTTGCAAGCCGTCCGGCAACCTCTTCCGAGAACCGGCGGCGCACGATCCGCGCCGGATTGCCGGCGACGATGGCGTAGGCCGGCACGTCCTTGGTGACGATGGCGCCGGCCGCGATCACCGCGCCGGTGCCGATGTTGCGGCCGGGCAGCACGATCGCGCCATGGCCGATCCAGACGTCATGGCCGATATGGACGTGATGCTGGCGCCGCCAGTCGAAGAATTCCTCGTCGTCGCTCTCGCCCGGGAAGTAGGCACTGGAGCGATAGGTGAAATGCGCCTGCGTCGCGCGATGCATCGGATGATTGCCGGGATTGATGCGCGTCACCGCCGCAATCGAGCAGAATTTTCCGATCGTCGTGTAGGTGATCTCTGCGTCGTTCACGACGTAGGAATAATCTCCCATCGCGACTTCATGCAGGATGGTGCGGGCGCCGACCTCGGTATAGGCGCCAAGCCTGGTCTCGTGCAGCTTCGCCGAAGGATCGATGGTCGGCTGGACCGAAAGCACCTTGGCCATGCTGCATCCGAAAATTCGAGGGCGGGCGCCCGTCATCGAGTCGCTTGATGACAATGTCATGACGAAGCGATGACAGGGGACGAGGTGTGTAGGATCGCCGCACCGCAGCGTGCGTGTCACACAACTGTCAAGCGCCGGCGATAGCGGTGGGAGCCAGCTACTCTGGAGCCCTGCATGCTGGTGGTGGAAGGTCTGACGTGCCGCTTCGGCGCAAAAGCCGCGGTGGACGACGCTTCGTTTCAAATTGCCCCCGGCAGCTTCGTCGGTGTGATCGGGCGCTCCGGCGCCGGCAAATCGACCATGCTGCGCATGATCAATCGCCTCGCGACGCCGACACAGGGCCGCATCCTGTTCGACGGCCTCGACGTCACCGCGCTGCGCGGCAAGGAGCTGCGGCAGTGGCGGGCGCGCTCCGCGATGATCTTCCAGCAGTTCAACCTGGTCGGCCGGCTCGACGTTCTGACCAACGTCTTGATGGGACGTCTGGCCACCATGCCGGCCTGGCGCTCGCTGTCGCAGATCTGGCCCGAGCAGGACAAGGCGCTGGCGATGTCGGCGCTCGAGCAGTTCGATATCGCAGCACTCGCCGCCCAGCGCGCCGACCAGCTCTCCGGCGGCCAGCAGCAGCGCGTGGCGATTGCCCGTGCCCTGGTGCAGCAGCCCGACATCATCCTTGCCGACGAGCCGATCGCCTCGCTCGACCCGCGCAACACCAAGATCGTGATGGATGCGCTTTTGCGCATCAACAAGCATTTCGGCATCACCGTGCTCTGCAACCTGCATTCGCTCGACCTGGCGCGCAGCTATTGCGACCGCCTGATCGGCATGGCGCAGGGCCGGGTGGTGTTCGACGGCGCGCCGGCGGAGCTGACCGATCTGGTTGCGCGCGAGCTCTACGATCTCGAAGCCGCCGACGTCATGGGCGGCACGCCTGCGCCGGCGCCCGAGGGTGTCCCGGCGCTCGGAACCGCCGCTGCGGCTTGAGCCGCGGCGCACCTGTCGTTGCCCGTTTTTGCGTCCACCGATCCCAACCGATGAAGAGGGTATCATGATCACTCGCAGATTAATTCTTGCCGGCGCCGCCGCGCTCACCTTCGCCGGATCCGCCTCCGCCGAAGACTGGAAGACCAAATACCCGGAGATCACCTTCGCCGTGATCCCGGCCGAGAACGGCTCCGGCGTCACCGAGCGTTACGGCCCCTTCATCAACTACCTGTCGAAGGAGCTCGGTGTGAAGGTGACGCTGCGTGTCGCCAACGACTACGCCGCGGTCATCGAGGGGCAGCGCGCTGGCAACATCCACATCGGCTACTACGGCCCGGCCTCGTTCGCCCGCGCCCGCCTGACCGGCGTCAAGACCGACGCCTTCGTCATCGACGTCAATGCCGACGGCTCGAAGGGCTATTACTCGGTGTTCTACGTGCTGGCGAAGTCGCCGTACCAGAAGATCGAAGACCTCAAGGGCAAGAACCTTGGCCTGGTCGATCCGAACTCGACCTCGGGCAACAACATGCCGCGCTTCAAGCTGAACGCGATGGGCATCGATCCCGACGCCTATTTCTCCAAGGTCGTCTTCACCGGCAGCCACGAGAATGCCGTGCTGGCGCTGGCCCAGGGCACCGTCGACGTCGCCGCCAATTGGTGGAACGCCGACGACGATTCCAACCTGACCCGCATGCTCAACAAGGGCATGGTTAAGTCGACCGACGGCACCGTGATGAAGAAGGAAGACTTCCGCATCATTGTGAAGTCCGACCTCATCATCAACTCGCCCTACGCCTATCTCAGCGATCTGCCCGACGACATGAAGGCCGCGATCAAGAAGGCCTTCCTCGATGCGGCGCAGAAGGATCCCGAGGCGTTCAAGAAGCTCTCCGACGGCAAGAACAAGCCGTGGGAGCCGATCGCCAACGACGATTACAACAAGACCATCGAGCTGATTAAGTTCGTCGACGCTTTGCGCAAGAAGGCGTCCTGATTTCGTCGGGACGACGCTACTCGAGCCGGGTCGATGGACCCGGCTCTTTTCTTGATGGACCCGTGTGATCGATGACGATTGCGGTTGCGATCCTTCCCGAGCAGCAGCTCGCCGCCCTGAACGCCACCTATCGCAAGGCGGTTGCGCGCAAGCGCCTGCGGCTGCTGGCGGGGCTCGCCTTGTTCGTGGTCGCGCTGATCGTGGCCTCGATCGGCGCCGAAGTGAATTTGCGCACCTTCTTCACCTATTTCGGCAACTTCATCAGCTATTTCGACCGAATCCTCACCCTCGACAACGGTCAGCGGGTCTGGACTAATTTCGGCGAGTGGTTCTGGGGCCTGCATAAATGGCTGAAGCTGCTCGGCGAGACGCTGCTGATCAGTTATGTCGGCACGCTGTCCGGCGCCGTCCTCGCCTTCGGGCTCAATTTTTTCGCCGCTGAAAACACCTCGCCCGCGCCCTGGCTGCGCTTCACGGTTCGGCGCCTGCTCGAATTCGCCCGCACGGTGCCCGGCATCGTCTTCGCACTGATCTTCGTCATCGCCTTCGGCCTCGGGCCGATGGCGGGCGTGCTCGCGATCGCCATCCACTCCACTGGCGCGCTCGGAAAGCTGTTCTCGGAGATCGTCGAGAACGCCGACATGAAGCCGGTCGAGGGCATCCGCTCCACCGGCGCGAGCTGGCTCTCCTGCATGCGCTTTGCGATCCTGCCGCAGGTCTCGGCCGGCTACGCCAGCTACGCGCTGCTGCGCTTCGAGATCAATGTGCGCGAGGCCTCGGTGATGGGCTTTGTCGGTGCCGGCGGCATCGGGCAGGAGCTCATCGTCGCGATCCGCAAGTTCTACTATTCCGACGTCAGCGCGATCCTCATCACTATCATCGTCACGGTCTTCCTGATCGACATCACGACCGGCTGGGTGCGCGGCCGGCTGTTCGGCAAGGAGGCGCGGAATTGAGCAAACCGCCCGACGTCAACACCGCGGAGATCCGCGCGCGCTATCCCGATGTCTTCAACCGCCCGGCCTCGGCGCGCCTTGCGACACCCTTGATGCTCGCTCTCGCGCTCGCGATCTTCGTGTTCGGCCTGGTCGATCTCGATTTTTCGCCGGCGCGCCTGTTCTCTGGGCTGAGCCAGCTCGGCTGGATCAGCATGATGATGATCCCGCCCGATCCCGGCTCGTCGCTGCCGCTCTATCTGAGGGCGCTGGGCGAGACGCTGTCGATCGCGCTGCTCGGCACCACGCTCGCCGCGCTGCTCGCGCTGCCGGTCAGCCTGCTGGCGGCACGCAATGTCGTGCCGAGCATCGTCCGCTTTCCCATCCGGCGTTTCCTCGATTCAATCCGTGGCGTCGATACGCTGATCTGGGCGCTGGTCTGGATCAACGTCGTCGGCCTCGGCCCGTTTGCCGGTGTGCTCGCGATCGCGGTGTCGGATTTCGGCGCCTTCGGAAAACTGTTCTCGGAGGCGATCGAGGGCGCCGACCAGAAGCAGGTCGAAGGCATCCGCGCCTCCGGCGGCAGTGCGCTCCACGAAATCCGCTTCGGCCTGATGCCGCAGGTATTGCCTGTCATCGCCGGCCAGGTGCTTTATTTCATCGAGTCCAACACCCGCTCGGCCACCATCATCGGCATCGTCGGCGCCGGCGGCATCGGCCTCCAGCTCGCCGAGCAGATCCGCGTGCTGGAATGGCAGAAGGTGTCGTTCCTGATCCTGATGATCCTGGTCGCGGTCGCCGCGATCGATTTCATCTCCGGCAAGCTGCGCTTTGCGATCATTGGGCGAAGAGCGGTGGCGTAACTGGCAGCTGCCGTAGGGTGGGCGAAGCGAAAGCGTGCCCACCATTTCTGTCGCGGTCTTGGATAGATGGTGGGCACGGCGCGAAGAGCGCGCCTTTGCCCACCCTACGAGTCCAGATTCGCGGAGAGCCCCTTACGACTCCACCAGAAACTCCACCCGCTCCGCGGCAAAGCGCGAATGCTTCGTCACCAGGGGCTTGCCGTCGAGGTCGAGGTCGGTGGCGTCGACCACCAGGATCGGCCGACCCAGCGGCAGGTCGAGCCGCGCGGCGTCGGTGGCGTCGACGATGCCTGCGGTGATCCGGGTCGCGCCGCGGCGATAGTCGCGCACGCCGTAATGCTCGAGCAGTTTTGTCATCGAGCGCGTCGCCGCAAACACCTCGCCAGCGCCCGGAAACAGCTCTGCAGACAGCCAGGTGGTGGAGACGCAGATCGGCGTGCGGTCGGCGAGGCGAATAGCTTCGATCCGCACCAAGGGCGCGCCGATTTTCAGTCCCAGCTCGCGCGCGAGCTCGCGGGTTGCGACATCCTCGCCGGCCTCGATCAGCTGGCCGCGCGGCTCGCGGCCGCCGGCACCGACGATCTCGGAGAAGCGGGTACGCGAGCGCAGCGGATAAGCGAGCTTCTGCGCCTCGACATAGGTTCCGCTGCCGCGCTCGGCCCGCACCAGGCCACGCTCGGCAAGGGCTGCCAGCGCCCGCCGCACGGTATGGCGGTTCACGCGATAGGTTTCGGCGATTTCCATCTCGCCCGGCAATTTGTCGCCGGCGGCGAAGCGGCCGTCGGCGATGCCGCGCTCGATGCCGTCGGCAACGAGGCGCCACAGCGCGACGCCTGAAGAGGCGGTGTCCTGCATGCTCATGTCGCCGGCGAGCCTAGCCCAGAAATCACGAGTTTGTCACGAAACAGTCATGGCGCTTCCGTATCAAGTTGTCTATTATCATAGACAACTTGGATTCGGCAAGGTCGGTGGATTCCGTGACCCAGCGCAATACCCAGCAAGCCCAGCGCAAGGCCGCCATGGCGGTGCTGGCGCACGCGGAGGCGGGCGAGATCGCCGCTCGCCTCCGCGCTATCGCCTTGCCCGGCCTTCAGGATCTGCGCGCACCGGAAAATGGCCTGGTGATGCTGCGCGGCCGCGTCGGCGGCGACGGCGCGCCGTTCAACCTCGGTGAGGCAACGGTGTCGCGTGCTGCGGTGCGGCTTGCGAGCGGCGAGGTCGGGTTCGGCTACACGCTGGGGCGGGACGGCGAGAAGGCGCGGCTGATCGCGCTGTGCGATGCGCTGGTGCAGTCGCAGGATTTTGCCGCGATCGTCGAGCGCGACGTTATCGCGCCGTTGCGCGAGCAGCTTATGGTCGAGCGGAAGCAGGCGGCGGCAGAGACCGCCGCCACGAAAGTTGATTTCTACACCATGGTGCGCGGTGAGGGGTGAGGCCATGACCACGATTGCGGAACTGCCGCCGGGTTTCGTCGACAAGGTGTTGTCGGCGCAATCGACCTTTCGCTCGGTCATGGACGCGATGGCGCGGCCGGGCTCGGTCCAGCGCATCGTGCCGATGGCGGGCGCGCCCGGGCCGATGATGCGCGGCACAGCCGCGATCGCGCTGACGCTGT is part of the Bradyrhizobium commune genome and harbors:
- a CDS encoding DUF1045 domain-containing protein, translating into MTGFPRYAIYFAAGADHALSRFGADLLGYDAYTGGELPFPEDALRVAPDWRDVSSDPRKYGYHATLKAPMALAPGTTEAELTTACASFAGTARPIPVIRPVVDSISGFIAVIPAEPVAELQQLAADCVREFDSFRAALTAEDRVRRRPEKLTERQRDYLDRWGYPYVIEEFRFHMTLTGRLDAERRGPILAMLRTRFATLKLDRLTIDRIALFRQDDAKARFRIIGEWALVQPS
- a CDS encoding alpha-D-ribose 1-methylphosphonate 5-triphosphate diphosphatase; translated protein: MTDIFLEGGRALIGSELVETSLAVSGTDIAQVDAPRGRARLAIDARNLLVLPGIVDLHGDAFERQMMPRAGVDFPIDVALADTDRQVISNGITTVFHATTWSWEPGLRSGDNARRLLEAIERQRPHFAADTRFHLRHETYNLDAEAEIGQWLAEGRVDLFAFNDHMDGVVADISNPRKRNRMVERTGLSSEDFDRLVAHIVSRAADVPASIIRLAAAARSAEVRMLSHDDATPAMRRAFREMGVTLAEFPVNEETAREAANHGDAIVYGAPNVLRGGSHTGWTRASDMIAKGLCSVLASDYYYPAPLLATFRLAADGVLPLTEAWKLVSAAPAQATGLADRGTLAAGRRADILLVDGSEPLRPRLVAVIAAGKLVHLTDATRLLGAAATPRETVVAA
- a CDS encoding chloramphenicol acetyltransferase encodes the protein MAKVLSVQPTIDPSAKLHETRLGAYTEVGARTILHEVAMGDYSYVVNDAEITYTTIGKFCSIAAVTRINPGNHPMHRATQAHFTYRSSAYFPGESDDEEFFDWRRQHHVHIGHDVWIGHGAIVLPGRNIGTGAVIAAGAIVTKDVPAYAIVAGNPARIVRRRFSEEVAGRLARLAWWDWDHDKLRAALPDFRKLAIEDFLTTYEAGAHSSASKRTVVA
- the phnC gene encoding phosphonate ABC transporter ATP-binding protein, translating into MLVVEGLTCRFGAKAAVDDASFQIAPGSFVGVIGRSGAGKSTMLRMINRLATPTQGRILFDGLDVTALRGKELRQWRARSAMIFQQFNLVGRLDVLTNVLMGRLATMPAWRSLSQIWPEQDKALAMSALEQFDIAALAAQRADQLSGGQQQRVAIARALVQQPDIILADEPIASLDPRNTKIVMDALLRINKHFGITVLCNLHSLDLARSYCDRLIGMAQGRVVFDGAPAELTDLVARELYDLEAADVMGGTPAPAPEGVPALGTAAAA
- the phnD gene encoding phosphonate ABC transporter substrate-binding protein gives rise to the protein MITRRLILAGAAALTFAGSASAEDWKTKYPEITFAVIPAENGSGVTERYGPFINYLSKELGVKVTLRVANDYAAVIEGQRAGNIHIGYYGPASFARARLTGVKTDAFVIDVNADGSKGYYSVFYVLAKSPYQKIEDLKGKNLGLVDPNSTSGNNMPRFKLNAMGIDPDAYFSKVVFTGSHENAVLALAQGTVDVAANWWNADDDSNLTRMLNKGMVKSTDGTVMKKEDFRIIVKSDLIINSPYAYLSDLPDDMKAAIKKAFLDAAQKDPEAFKKLSDGKNKPWEPIANDDYNKTIELIKFVDALRKKAS
- the phnE gene encoding phosphonate ABC transporter, permease protein PhnE, encoding MTIAVAILPEQQLAALNATYRKAVARKRLRLLAGLALFVVALIVASIGAEVNLRTFFTYFGNFISYFDRILTLDNGQRVWTNFGEWFWGLHKWLKLLGETLLISYVGTLSGAVLAFGLNFFAAENTSPAPWLRFTVRRLLEFARTVPGIVFALIFVIAFGLGPMAGVLAIAIHSTGALGKLFSEIVENADMKPVEGIRSTGASWLSCMRFAILPQVSAGYASYALLRFEINVREASVMGFVGAGGIGQELIVAIRKFYYSDVSAILITIIVTVFLIDITTGWVRGRLFGKEARN
- the phnE gene encoding phosphonate ABC transporter, permease protein PhnE, whose translation is MLALALAIFVFGLVDLDFSPARLFSGLSQLGWISMMMIPPDPGSSLPLYLRALGETLSIALLGTTLAALLALPVSLLAARNVVPSIVRFPIRRFLDSIRGVDTLIWALVWINVVGLGPFAGVLAIAVSDFGAFGKLFSEAIEGADQKQVEGIRASGGSALHEIRFGLMPQVLPVIAGQVLYFIESNTRSATIIGIVGAGGIGLQLAEQIRVLEWQKVSFLILMILVAVAAIDFISGKLRFAIIGRRAVA
- the phnF gene encoding phosphonate metabolism transcriptional regulator PhnF, coding for MSMQDTASSGVALWRLVADGIERGIADGRFAAGDKLPGEMEIAETYRVNRHTVRRALAALAERGLVRAERGSGTYVEAQKLAYPLRSRTRFSEIVGAGGREPRGQLIEAGEDVATRELARELGLKIGAPLVRIEAIRLADRTPICVSTTWLSAELFPGAGEVFAATRSMTKLLEHYGVRDYRRGATRITAGIVDATDAARLDLPLGRPILVVDATDLDLDGKPLVTKHSRFAAERVEFLVES
- the phnG gene encoding phosphonate C-P lyase system protein PhnG, with product MDSVTQRNTQQAQRKAAMAVLAHAEAGEIAARLRAIALPGLQDLRAPENGLVMLRGRVGGDGAPFNLGEATVSRAAVRLASGEVGFGYTLGRDGEKARLIALCDALVQSQDFAAIVERDVIAPLREQLMVERKQAAAETAATKVDFYTMVRGEG